The following are from one region of the Lytechinus pictus isolate F3 Inbred chromosome 4, Lp3.0, whole genome shotgun sequence genome:
- the LOC129258265 gene encoding uncharacterized protein LOC129258265, whose amino-acid sequence MADKQVKVALWGVPRTMSTVFTKCISAIDGIEVYLELYSYSKAANGIFKSATGRDLPKKLEGNEAVYAEVVEVFKKETNSTLIPKRISCCEIKRDLETTKSRFVFIKEMAFTDYILEYLPEGFKHVFLIREPTKVYTSFRKGLMALGMFNINEDDVDVIRDDKAQIQPMSWYKEQHRFWNYVKENLDPNPIIIDAYDLARNPQGILKRFCEAVGFPYSDDLLLWSPSHEFPENFVTAGENLFKLFSVMYKTAFSSTHFMAPSEKGPLPRDQLTDDVIQCVEYSNPFYHEMYRERMQVS is encoded by the exons ATGGCGGACAAGCAAGTCAAAGTAGCTTTGTGGGGAGTGCCTCGAACGATGTCGAcggtttttacaaaatgcatcAGTGCCATTGACGGGATTGAAGTCTATCTAGAGCTTTATTCCTATTCTAAAGCAGCTAATGGCATTTTCAAATCAGCGACCGGGCGTGACCTGCCGAAGAAACTTGAAGGGAACGAGGCGGTGTACGCAGAAGTCGTAGAGGTGTTTAAGAAGGAAACCAATAGCACTTTGATACCAAAAAGAATTTC ATGTTGTGAAATCAAACGTGATTTGGAGACCACCAAGAGTAGGTTCGTCTTTATAAAGGAGATGGCCTTTACCGATTACATCCTAGAGTACCTTCCTGAAGGCTTCAAGCACGTCTTCCTTATTAGAGAACCAACGAAGGTCTACACGTCTTTCCGGAAAGGACTGATGGCATTGGGAATGtttaatattaatgaagatGATGTCGACGTCATACGCGACGATAAAGCACAAATACAGCCGATGTCGTGGTACAAGGAACAGCATCGGTTTTGGAATTATGTTAAAGAAAATCTCGACCCCAACCCAATCATCATTGACGCTTACGATCTAGCCAGGAACCCGCAAGGGATCTTGAAACGATTCTGTGAAGCTGTTGGATTCCCCTACAGTGATGACCTTCTGCTGTGGTCGCCGAGTCACGAGTTCCCGGAGAACTTCGTGACGGCTGGCGAAAACCTCTTCAAGTTGTTCTCTGTGATGTATAAGACGGCATTCAGCAGCACACATTTCATGGCGCCTTCCGAAAAGGGACCATTACCACGTGATCAGCTGacagatgacgtcatccaatGTGTGGAGTATTCCAATCCATTTTACCATGAGATGTACAGGGAGAGAATGCAAGTCTCTTGA